The genomic window GCGGCACAATTAACCAGGGATGGGTGAGTCCATGAAACAGCCTCCAGGTGACATCAGTCCACTGCATCTTGTTCGTCATCCTCAGCGAGGGCCGCTGCCTTTGCCTGTTGCGCTAGGTCTTCAATGGCCAGTAATAAGGCTTCTTCCTGATCGATAAAATCTGCTTCTGGAATCTCCCCCATGTCATAGGCCAGTTGCAGGGCTAACAGCCGCTTATGGAGGTTCTCGGTCTCATCCAGCTCGGTATTCACC from Neosynechococcus sphagnicola sy1 includes these protein-coding regions:
- a CDS encoding gas vesicle protein GvpG; the protein is MVLRLLFAPIFGIAWIGEQIQERVNTELDETENLHKRLLALQLAYDMGEIPEADFIDQEEALLLAIEDLAQQAKAAALAEDDEQDAVD